A portion of the Malania oleifera isolate guangnan ecotype guangnan chromosome 3, ASM2987363v1, whole genome shotgun sequence genome contains these proteins:
- the LOC131150222 gene encoding uncharacterized protein LOC131150222 isoform X2 — MPSCGSRTGNLLKVAALALAAISAMASLSDHFNVPSPSAHAQQVEKINRFRKHRSGDDEDNYWKLKTDYTSHSGRNFLV, encoded by the exons ATGCCTTCGTGTGGGAGTAGAACGGGCAATCTGTTGAAGGTAGCAGCGTTAGCACTGGCCGCAATAAGTGCAATGGCCTCTCTGTCTGATCATTTCAACGTACCCTCTCCTTCTGCTCATGctcag CAGGTGGAAAAAATCAATCGGTTTCGGAAGCACCGCAGCGGCGACGACGAG gacaattattggaagctaaaaactgaCTATACTTCGCAttctgggcgtaactttctcgtttga
- the LOC131150222 gene encoding signal peptidase complex subunit 3-like isoform X3: MPSCGSRTGNLLKVAALALAAISAMASLSDHFNVPSPSAHAQVEKINRFRKHRSGDDEDNYWKLKTDYTSHSGRNFLV, translated from the exons ATGCCTTCGTGTGGGAGTAGAACGGGCAATCTGTTGAAGGTAGCAGCGTTAGCACTGGCCGCAATAAGTGCAATGGCCTCTCTGTCTGATCATTTCAACGTACCCTCTCCTTCTGCTCATGctcag GTGGAAAAAATCAATCGGTTTCGGAAGCACCGCAGCGGCGACGACGAG gacaattattggaagctaaaaactgaCTATACTTCGCAttctgggcgtaactttctcgtttga